A window of the Nitrosococcus wardiae genome harbors these coding sequences:
- the mutS gene encoding DNA mismatch repair protein MutS has product MSANGPRKPHTPMMQQYLRIKADYPHTLLLYRMGDFYELFYEDARRAAELLDIALTSRGQSAGAPIPMAGIPYHALDSYLVRLVRQGESVAICEQMGDPAKSKGPVERQVVRVVTPGTVTDEALLEARQDNLLAALQRKGDIFGFAVLDLCSGRFSVLEVNNEAAAASELARIRPAELLVSEELALTLADPQAATVTRPLPPWYFDTESAQRQLCQQFGTQDLTGFGCEDLKTAIAAAGCLLQYIRDTQRTQLPHIQKLQVESQETSVILDPSTRRNLELEESLSGHSNHTLIAVLDRTATAMGSRLLRRYLHRPLRDQTLLKQRQQAIATLLETGLSAPLQKLLRGIGDIERILSRVALRSARPRDLVQLRHSLGLLPDIQAPLFPLQSPQLRLLQQNLGPFPELYQLLQRAICENPPVLLQEGGVIAPGFDSKLDELRHLSNNAGQFLVELEQRERERTGLSTLKVGYNKIHGYYIEIARTQAHKAPPDYTRRQTLKGAERYITPELKGFEDKVLSARERAQAREKALYEELLEQVANPLPALQACASALAELDVLNNLAERAETLEYMPPVLSDQPGILIEGGRHPVVEQTLEAPFVSNDLTLHEERRTLIITGPNMGGKSTYMRQTALIVLLAHIGSFVPARRAVIGPIDRIFTRIGAADDLAGGRSTFMVEMTETANILHNATKHSLVLMDEIGRGTSTFDGLSLAWAVASHLAYTVRSLTLFATHYFELTSLPEHLPGVANLHLTATEYKERIVFLHAVKEGPANQSYGLQVAALAGVPQEVITQARQRLAELENNARQNPTDGGETQLDLFATPADHPVVQILQDLEPDELSPRQALKKLYELKALLNLAVTN; this is encoded by the coding sequence ATGTCAGCGAATGGCCCGAGAAAACCCCATACTCCCATGATGCAACAGTACCTGCGAATTAAGGCAGACTATCCCCACACCCTTCTACTTTACCGTATGGGTGACTTCTACGAGTTGTTCTATGAAGACGCTCGACGTGCTGCAGAACTACTGGATATTGCCCTCACTAGCCGCGGTCAGTCAGCGGGCGCCCCCATCCCCATGGCGGGAATCCCCTACCATGCCCTCGATTCCTATTTGGTAAGACTAGTACGTCAGGGAGAGTCAGTGGCCATCTGTGAGCAGATGGGTGACCCCGCCAAAAGTAAAGGCCCTGTAGAACGACAGGTAGTGCGGGTGGTTACCCCTGGAACAGTGACCGATGAAGCCCTGTTGGAGGCCCGTCAGGATAATTTGCTTGCCGCTCTCCAGCGTAAGGGTGACATTTTTGGATTTGCCGTGCTTGATCTTTGTAGTGGGCGCTTTAGCGTCCTAGAAGTAAATAACGAAGCGGCAGCAGCCAGCGAACTGGCCCGCATCCGTCCGGCGGAACTTTTAGTGAGCGAGGAGCTAGCCCTTACCCTGGCCGATCCTCAAGCAGCCACGGTGACACGACCTCTACCTCCCTGGTATTTTGATACGGAGAGCGCCCAACGCCAGCTTTGCCAGCAATTCGGAACCCAGGATCTAACCGGCTTTGGCTGCGAGGATCTGAAAACCGCTATTGCCGCTGCAGGATGCCTGCTGCAATATATCCGCGATACCCAGCGAACTCAGCTTCCCCATATCCAAAAACTCCAAGTAGAATCTCAAGAAACTAGCGTGATCCTGGATCCCAGCACGCGGCGCAACCTAGAATTAGAAGAAAGCTTGAGTGGTCATTCCAACCATACTTTGATTGCAGTATTGGACCGAACGGCAACCGCTATGGGCAGCCGTCTGCTACGGCGCTATCTCCATCGGCCTCTGCGGGACCAAACTCTACTCAAGCAGCGTCAACAGGCGATCGCTACTCTCTTAGAAACTGGGTTAAGCGCTCCTCTGCAAAAGCTGCTCCGGGGAATTGGTGATATTGAGCGAATCCTCTCGCGGGTAGCCCTACGCTCAGCCCGCCCACGAGATCTTGTCCAATTACGTCACTCTCTGGGATTATTACCTGACATTCAAGCTCCCCTATTCCCCCTCCAGAGTCCCCAACTCCGGTTACTACAGCAAAATCTAGGCCCCTTTCCAGAACTCTACCAATTGCTGCAGCGAGCCATCTGCGAAAATCCTCCTGTGCTCCTCCAAGAGGGAGGAGTGATTGCCCCCGGCTTCGACTCTAAACTGGATGAGTTGCGGCATCTAAGTAACAATGCTGGGCAATTTTTAGTGGAACTGGAGCAACGGGAACGGGAGCGCACCGGACTTTCGACCCTTAAGGTAGGTTATAACAAAATCCATGGCTACTATATTGAGATCGCTCGCACTCAAGCTCATAAAGCACCTCCTGACTATACTCGCCGCCAGACCTTAAAGGGAGCTGAACGCTATATCACTCCAGAATTGAAAGGCTTTGAGGATAAAGTATTAAGTGCCCGGGAACGGGCGCAGGCGCGGGAAAAAGCCCTTTACGAAGAATTGCTTGAGCAAGTGGCCAATCCGCTCCCGGCTTTACAGGCCTGTGCCAGTGCCTTGGCGGAACTGGACGTACTGAATAACCTGGCTGAACGGGCCGAAACCCTGGAATATATGCCCCCCGTGTTGAGCGATCAGCCGGGGATTCTGATCGAAGGGGGCCGCCACCCAGTGGTAGAGCAAACTTTGGAGGCCCCTTTTGTATCCAATGATCTAACCCTCCATGAAGAACGACGGACGTTAATTATTACCGGTCCCAATATGGGGGGAAAATCCACTTACATGCGCCAAACGGCCTTAATTGTCCTTCTCGCCCATATTGGGAGCTTTGTCCCAGCCCGCCGCGCGGTAATTGGCCCTATTGACCGAATTTTCACCCGCATTGGCGCCGCCGATGATCTTGCTGGGGGACGCTCCACCTTTATGGTGGAAATGACCGAGACCGCCAATATTCTACATAATGCCACCAAACATAGCTTAGTGCTGATGGATGAAATCGGCCGGGGCACGAGCACTTTCGACGGCCTGTCCCTGGCCTGGGCCGTAGCTTCCCACCTTGCCTACACGGTGCGTTCCCTGACTCTATTCGCAACCCATTATTTTGAACTGACTAGCCTCCCTGAGCATCTTCCTGGGGTGGCTAACCTTCATCTCACGGCAACCGAGTATAAGGAGCGTATTGTTTTTCTCCATGCGGTGAAAGAGGGGCCTGCTAACCAAAGCTATGGTCTTCAAGTGGCCGCATTAGCTGGCGTTCCCCAGGAAGTGATTACCCAAGCACGGCAACGACTCGCGGAGTTAGAAAATAATGCCCGGCAAAACCCCACCGATGGAGGCGAAACCCAACTCGACCTATTTGCCACACCTGCGGATCATCCTGTCGTTCAGATCTTACAGGACTTGGAGCCAGATGAACTCAGTCCCCGGCAAGCCTTAAAGAAACTCTATGAACTCAAAGCGCTGTTAAACCTTGCTGTTACCAACTAA
- the thpR gene encoding RNA 2',3'-cyclic phosphodiesterase: MSLNSPPETQRLFFALWPEQAFQESLAQIARQVLGKQGKRVRPENLHLTLVFLGSMTAQQRACVEAVADTIVGRSFTLQLEKIEHWSRPRVVWCATEETPEPLIELVQQLNQGLTVCGHQPETRPYRAHMTLARKVAGHFPATRVAPLVWQVDHFCLVQSVTYPSGAQYQVLRTWPLGM; the protein is encoded by the coding sequence ATGTCCTTGAACAGTCCACCTGAAACTCAACGTTTGTTTTTTGCCCTTTGGCCTGAACAGGCGTTTCAGGAGTCCTTGGCTCAAATTGCCCGGCAGGTATTGGGTAAGCAGGGGAAACGGGTTCGCCCAGAGAATTTGCACTTGACTTTGGTTTTCTTGGGGAGTATGACGGCGCAACAGCGTGCCTGTGTCGAAGCGGTGGCCGATACTATTGTGGGGAGATCCTTTACGCTACAGCTGGAGAAGATAGAGCATTGGTCCCGACCACGGGTAGTTTGGTGTGCTACCGAGGAGACGCCGGAGCCCTTGATAGAGTTGGTGCAACAATTGAATCAAGGGCTGACGGTATGTGGCCATCAGCCCGAGACTCGGCCTTACCGGGCCCATATGACTCTGGCGCGTAAGGTGGCCGGGCACTTTCCCGCCACTCGGGTGGCACCCCTGGTCTGGCAGGTTGACCATTTTTGTTTGGTACAATCAGTGACCTATCCCAGCGGGGCTCAGTACCAAGTGTTACGCACTTGGCCTTTAGGGATGTGA
- the pncC gene encoding nicotinamide-nucleotide amidase gives MKLEMLAQQLGKVLQARGLKVVTAESCTGGWVAKAITDIAGSSAWFERGFVTYSNEAKQEMLEVSAETLVHFGAVSEATVKEMARGALAHSRAEISIAVSGVAGPGGGSPDKPVGTVWFAWALKTGGEWTAGEGFPGDRDAVRRQSVERALRGLLDVLEQST, from the coding sequence ATGAAGCTAGAGATGTTAGCTCAGCAGCTTGGAAAGGTCTTACAAGCACGCGGCTTGAAGGTGGTCACTGCCGAGTCTTGCACGGGTGGATGGGTAGCAAAAGCCATCACCGATATTGCCGGGAGTTCAGCTTGGTTTGAACGGGGTTTTGTGACCTATAGCAATGAAGCTAAACAGGAGATGCTTGAAGTTAGCGCGGAAACGCTGGTGCATTTTGGAGCGGTGAGTGAAGCCACTGTCAAGGAAATGGCGAGAGGTGCGTTGGCTCACAGTCGTGCAGAGATCAGTATTGCTGTCAGCGGGGTTGCTGGACCTGGGGGGGGATCTCCAGACAAGCCTGTTGGAACGGTCTGGTTTGCTTGGGCATTGAAGACAGGGGGCGAGTGGACCGCTGGGGAAGGTTTTCCAGGGGACCGCGATGCAGTGCGACGGCAATCGGTGGAGCGGGCTTTGCGAGGATTATTGGATGTCCTTGAACAGTCCACCTGA
- a CDS encoding regulatory protein RecX: MGDNGAVNVRSLMLEMLARREHSSWELHRKLTARGYQSNLIEAVLAELERDNLQSDQRFAESYIRSRAERGFGPRRIAAELKERGISEALIADGLIQERDWDNQAMKARSKRFGQALPSSLGERARQMRFLQYRGFTQEQINRALSGIDD, from the coding sequence ATGGGCGATAACGGTGCAGTAAACGTTCGAAGCCTAATGTTGGAGATGCTGGCGCGGCGAGAGCACTCCAGTTGGGAATTACACCGTAAGCTTACTGCCCGGGGATATCAATCTAATTTAATTGAGGCTGTGCTGGCAGAGCTGGAACGGGATAACTTACAAAGCGATCAACGCTTTGCCGAAAGTTATATTCGTTCGCGGGCAGAACGTGGTTTTGGACCCCGCCGTATCGCGGCCGAACTCAAGGAGCGGGGTATCAGCGAGGCCTTGATTGCCGATGGCCTGATTCAGGAAAGGGATTGGGATAACCAAGCGATGAAAGCCCGGAGCAAGCGCTTTGGACAGGCACTTCCCAGCAGCCTTGGGGAACGGGCCCGGCAGATGCGTTTTCTGCAGTACCGGGGATTCACCCAGGAACAGATTAATCGCGCGTTAAGCGGAATAGACGACTGA
- the recA gene encoding recombinase RecA, whose translation MDENRKKALGAALSQIEKQFGKGAVMRLGDASTVRGVEVISTGSLGLDIALGVGGLPRGRVVEIFGPEASGKTTLALQVVAEAQKVGGTAAFVDAEHALDPQYAEKLGVGVNDLLVSQPDTGEQALEIADMLVRSGAVDVVVIDSVAALTPKAEIEGEMGDSHVGLQARLMSQALRKLTANIKRSNTLVVFINQIRMKIGVMFGSPETTTGGNALKFYASVRLDIRRVGSLKKGEEIIGNETRVKIVKNKMAPPFKQISFDILYGSGVSREGEIIDLGVQEGLVQKTGAWYSYNGDRIGQGRDNVRQFLKEHQELAQGIEASIRERLLPSKAALAEVEEVEA comes from the coding sequence ATGGACGAAAACCGGAAAAAAGCGCTGGGAGCTGCGCTTTCACAGATTGAGAAGCAGTTTGGCAAAGGCGCGGTAATGCGTCTCGGGGATGCCAGCACCGTACGCGGGGTTGAGGTAATTTCTACGGGCTCTCTAGGGCTTGATATCGCCCTCGGAGTGGGAGGATTGCCGCGAGGCCGCGTGGTTGAAATCTTTGGACCAGAGGCCTCAGGCAAGACCACTTTAGCTCTGCAAGTTGTTGCAGAAGCCCAGAAGGTGGGAGGGACAGCGGCTTTTGTGGACGCCGAACACGCCCTGGATCCTCAGTATGCTGAGAAATTAGGGGTTGGTGTTAATGATCTTCTTGTTTCCCAACCGGATACGGGGGAGCAGGCACTAGAGATTGCCGATATGCTGGTGCGCTCGGGGGCGGTGGATGTGGTTGTGATAGACTCGGTGGCTGCTCTGACCCCCAAAGCGGAGATTGAGGGAGAAATGGGCGATTCCCATGTAGGCTTGCAAGCCAGGTTGATGTCCCAGGCCCTGCGCAAGCTTACCGCTAATATTAAGCGCTCCAATACACTGGTCGTTTTTATTAACCAGATTCGGATGAAGATTGGAGTGATGTTTGGTAGCCCGGAGACAACCACCGGTGGTAACGCGCTCAAATTTTATGCTTCTGTGCGTTTGGATATTCGTCGAGTGGGCTCCCTCAAAAAAGGGGAGGAGATCATCGGTAACGAAACCCGGGTGAAAATCGTTAAGAATAAGATGGCACCGCCTTTCAAACAAATCTCCTTCGACATCCTTTATGGGAGTGGAGTTTCCCGGGAAGGAGAGATTATCGATCTGGGAGTCCAGGAGGGACTTGTCCAAAAGACGGGCGCTTGGTACAGCTATAATGGGGATCGGATTGGTCAGGGCAGGGATAATGTGCGTCAATTTCTCAAGGAACATCAAGAGCTCGCCCAGGGCATTGAAGCCAGTATCCGGGAGAGGCTCTTGCCGAGCAAAGCGGCATTGGCAGAGGTTGAGGAGGTGGAAGCCTGA